The sequence GTTAGGGTGTCCTAAATGGCTTGAAAATATGGGACTTTTTTTGTGGGTCACCAATTCAGGAAGAATTTTAGTTTAGGAGAGATAATAAATCAATAATTGAGAATCCATCTATGTGGCCGAAGGCCGCCCattttttttcagattttttggttaagtttcgGGGTATAAGCATGTAACTTGTCATAAAATACCTCAAAAATGGGTTATTGATTTCACAAAATTAAGAGATTAGTGGCACTTATAGGTGTTACATGGTATTTAGATGCATTTATAACTGTAACAATTTTATGTGAAGTGAATAACTGTCGCAAAACGCTTTTATAAGTGTAACAGTTTGACcataataatcaaaataaagcattgGGCCCCCAGTAATTTGGGGCTCTACGCATCCGCCTATACTTCCTAAGACGGCCATCATCACTTATTTATTTGTTCATCCCGTACGTATTATTTCTCCGTCACTTGGCATGTCTTCGCCATCACTTGTTGTTTCTTCGTCACTTGTCGTGTCCGCATCTTCGTCACTTGTCTTCACTTGTTGTATCATCCCCATCATCTACGCTATTTAATATTGGATTTCCTTTTTAGTTGCTTGGTTTATTTCTTTGTATAggttgatttcctttttctagTACGCCTAATAGAACGTAGGCTCACAGTAAGAAACCTTATGAAACATGAGTTTTGTTGGGAAGCCTCCGAACAGAAGCCCTGCGAAAATTGAAAGAACAAATAGCTTATTCTCAATTTCTCGCGGCTCCCTAAGACAAAGAAATGATGCATATATGAATTTTCATAATTATTCGAATCATTCGATCCTATCAGTCGTCGCAACGGGGAATCATCATTTCATACATTATTCGGTTTAATATTGACAAAGACATGATAGTTTGAAGAAGTACTAGTAGTAGTTACAACACAAACCAAAGCAAACCTTTAAGACACCTTAAAACAAACCAAACACAAACTGCAGTATATTCCGACCTACATATACCGGCTGCCCTATAATATCAGACACACTAGGTTGTACGTACATGTAACTTAATGAACCTAATTAAGCAACAACGTTAACCATTTCACTATCCAAACTAATTATCTCGTCACTATCCGATGATTCATCATTAGGTTCCAAGACTCTATCAAGAGTATCAACAAACGCATTAGTATGAGTAAGTTGAGGGAAATGTCCGTCAGCTTCAATAACTTCAACTGTGGATTCCGCTTTGATTTGCTTTTGCATATGGTAGGCGACTGACATCGGTACAACGATATCGTTTGTCATCTGAATTATTGTGCATGGAACTTGATCAACTTTCTCAAGTATATCTCTATGATCACTTAAGAAAACTGTTTTGGCAAGTGAAAGTATAATTTCAGGCTTGCTACTCACTAGACATTTCTCAAACTTGTCTACTGCAACTGGATCATTTGCATCTACCACCACTGTTGCGAAATATGAAGCCCATCCATGAAAATTCGACTCAATGTTTATGAAGATGTCTTCGATTTGTGTTTCCTCGAACCCTCCTTCATAATCTTCACAGTTAATGTACCTAAAACATAAAATGAAGTTAATGAACAAGCAAATAAGTCGTCTATGACTCTATGTATGATTCTTTTGGACTGATCGAAAAGCTAATGAGGATGCTATTTTACCAAGTTACCTTTCAACAAGTTGACATTTGCTTTGAACATTATCAGACCTTGAAACACACTTAATGGTGATTTTTGCTTAAAGGAAGCTTGGAAGCTCTTTTACAATCAAGTCAATGGTTCACCTTTGACTATTGAGTTAAAGggacaaaaatatttttttggggAAGAAAACGTTGttatatgttttttgtttttgcatgGCCCTAAAAATTCTAGAGCAAAACGATGGGGACTTATCATGATTCTCTTGGGAGTAAAAACAAATAAACAACAGACAATTTAATTATTGCCGCTAGGCCCTCTACCATATGTAAAGACCACTAGTTTATGTGTGTCGACGATGAACACCGCTAGCTCTAATGACGCTCCCATACAGGAGATGCTGGGAGCTGTGATTTTCTAGCACTTTCTTTTTCTAAGAGAAATACGGCatctatatatatttatttatttttgttaaaaacGTTAATCATTTTGACACTGCTACTGGTACGAATCATGAATCAGTACTAAATTTCTTTGGATAAAAAAGTATTAGATGTATCCCCAACTGCAAACAGCCTAGCAAGGAATAGATAGTTATCTGCAGATTGTTGAGGAACCGGTCGGGACAATTTGCGTAATCCTAACTCTCCCTATAATTGAATCAACTTAAGGCCAATATATTACGTAAATCTAATCAAGATTAATCGATTTGTGCATGACTATACTCAATTTGTTGAAATCTAGCCATTGTCTGCTTGGTCTTATTAGTCTCTTACTAGCCTACGGCTTACACAAATAATTTAAAGCTGTGTCCTTAAAGAGGTTCCGCGGGAGAAAAACCAAGATTTCAATTACGTTGTAAACTTATTTTTCCAAAgtggcaaaaaaaaataaatccaacTTGTTATTAGATTGATGAACAACAGGATTCACCGTTCTCCGGAAATATAAATTAACAAGAAGATACGGCAACTAGAGTTAAAGAATAAGTgcaattttgaaacaaaaaattacgAGTAAAAACAAGAAGTATGGCAAGATTAGTAATATACCTAGGAGAAGCGCCAAGAAGTATAAGCCTCTTGAACAAATCAGGTCTTCGAATCGAGGCCAAACATCCGATCATACCCGACATAGAGTGTCCAACAAACACTGATGATTTCAAGCCAATTTCATCCAAAAGATCAATAAGATCATTAGCGAAACCGTGGAACGACGAATGCTTCACCGGATCAAATAAATGATTTGGTTCTTGTATCGAGCCCGAGAAACACCAGTCGAAGAGTAAAACTGTATAGCGTTTAGTGAAAAACGGTATAGTCTTGTCCCAAATGGATTGATCAGTTCCAAAACCATGAGCAAAAATTATGGTGTCTTCGCCAGAACCTATGATTCTTGCGTTCATGGCTGCTGAATGAGTTGGTTGCAAGACTGCTACCATGGTTGAAGAGAACTTTAAGAAATAAGTGAAGAGAGAGGAGGGGAGAAGGGGGTAATAGTAGTGGTGGTTTTTGTTAGTTGTGATGGTTAATGGGATGTCTATTTAAAGATGAGAAAGGAGAGTTTTGATTAAGATAGGATATACTTAATTAAGACTTAATAGTGATATTTATCTGGAAAGTAAAAGTTTCACGATAATTCTTCACTCACAGCCACAGGGAGAGAGATACCGTGGAAAATCTTATGATTGATCTCAATAACTGACGGGAAAATGGGGAAGTCTACTGTCCATGACCATGACGTTCTTATTTTAAATCATCTTTATATCGAGTATAATTGCTTCCACTTGTCCAAGGGTTATTTGCGTCTTTACGTACAGAATCCCCTACATTAGGCATTTCAGTCGTATTTCACTCGTAAAGACGTAAATAACCGTATGCAGAGAAGTTTGCTAGTATCATATTCTTTAACAAGGGTATATATGGAAGGATACGGggactaatttttttttactactACACCTTTGTTTAGTAAGATAAGCTATGTTGTACCATGACCATCTACACATACTGCAACAAAATTCACTTATGTAGATGGTGTTATTTTTTTCACCGGAAGTTCAAAGCTTGCGTTGTTGCCAGAAAGTTGACCGAGTTCGCTAGCTTGAGTTCGAAGTTTAAAAAGCTATTTGACGCATATAAACATTTAAGAAAGTATAAAAAATTAATATATTCTAGCAATAGCTAGCTATCTAGTAGCCACTTTCGGTGTTGGATTAGGTGTGAACTACGTATTTCTCCATTGATTATTGCTTGAGGGTTTTCATGGCAATCACCTTCACTGGTTAGGCCTTTCAGTTTTGACTTGTTTGGATTCTTTGAATGTTAATGTAGGCATGTTTTCAATGTATATTTTTGGATATGAGATTCATTGTGCATATCCTAAGCCGTATGTTCTCAATAGCGGCAGCCGAAAGACAGTTTCTCTGCTCGTCCATTAATCGCAAGAAATTTAATTATAAAGTCCTTGGACGGAGATGCAGTTGGCCTCCAAAATACACCTCCCATCATAAATATTTACGTTATTAATATCCGAAATTAGCTTTATCAACGAACCATAAACAAGCCCGACAAGAACGGCACTTGTGACAAGTGGTTCCTCTATCTACTACCGTGTCAATAGAGGAGACCTGCGAAATTCTGATGCATGTGCTCACTTACATTATTTGATAAAGAAGGAACTCGGGATGGGTATTAAGATTTGCTAGTAGACAAGGAAACGGCCATTAATTTACATGAACGTCCTAAAGCCGATAAGAGTATATAAATCCAAATACATGCATGACTACTCCTATTGTTGCAGACATCATACGTCGTTGTATAATTCGCACTCAACAAATTATCTTCACACAATAAATTTCTTTCTGTGGAAATGACAGACGGAGAAAAGACCAAACAATGTAACAACTCGATGGATATCGGCCAAAATAAAAATGCAACAACTAACAACTACAGAACCAAAGGCCAGACTACAGAGATGTGCTGACAAACAATTCCCTCCAGAGATGGAAAGACTGTCCATGGAAGAGACAACATTTGGTTGGTAAAAAGGCAAAATGCTGTCCGTaatataaataataaaaattagataaaattattttaattaattctttaggTTAATTAATTACAGGATAAAACCTAAAAAGTAAGGTTTTGTCTTATTATTGTGGTCATACATCCCTGACCACTGAGAGGTGGAATAGTGTCCTGACATTGCTATCTTATGCAGTTGGATTTGGAGATAAAGTCCAGGATCTACCTTTTCTCCTTAATTATAATGAACTCCGTGGGTTTCACCACGTTGTCCGTTCAACAAAAATTAAAGGGATATAGTTTTCATTTTAACTTTTATAAAATCATAAGATAAAAATTGATGGTGATATCGAAAAATGATGTTGATATATCAGCTAACAGATAACAAAGAAAACAGGCAAAATGAAAAAATCCGAATTAAATGTATCCAACTAAACCACCTAAAATAAGAACTATCGTTGTTGCCTCAATTATAGGTATATACGGGTGCCTCATCTCCTGTCTCAAGTTTTAATGTTGTATGTATCTCCTAATAAACACTATATTGTCTGCTGAAGAGCTTAGTAGCTTATCATTCTTGTGAATCGATCGAAATTCTGTGGTGTTCTTTGATTAAATTTGTGAAGGTTATTCCATCTCTCAAATTTTGTCTCAATGGGAACTTTTAGTGGTTATGTCGTCTTTCTGCAAAAAAAATCCTTAGGTGGGACCTTTTCATGGTAATTTCCTTCCTTAattttgagatttatttttctttttgagtaGAAATGTTAAAATTATTAGTAAGAGAGAATAAAAAGTCTCCTTGAACCAAATTATTACAGCTCAAAATATACTGTTATAAAATTATACATGACCAGAAATTAGATATCTATAATCACTTTTCAGTGTATGATAAGGTCTCGAAATGGTGTTGTTATGAACCATTTGTTTTATAAACACCAAAGGAAAATACAACTCTTTACTTCATTGATGATCAACTTCTCCGATTTTGGTGATTTGTTTTTGCCATAACTCTCATGTTCCTTTTTCTCCATGACACCCAGATAATCGCAAAAAATAGAACCGGCCATATTTTCATCCCCCTGTTTCTCCCCTTCTTGTGAGGTTATCTGAAGTTGTGATTGCATTCTGAATAGTATTCCATGTGAAGAACTGGAATCTTGGAGGTACTAACTGTACCATATATTTTGGTGATTATCTTTGAGATATAATAGGGTACCTTGTGGTTATTTTATGTTAATTCTTCTCAAGACAAGAATAGTGTATACTACCTAAAGTTTAAGAGGAAGCTAAGATAGCTACATCCTTCATTATGTTTAACAGACAAATCACAACAACAAGTCTAACCTTAGCCTCATTCATAAAAAGTTTGGAGAAATTGGAAAATCCCTCGCTCCTTGATGGGAATCAATCCCTTACCTCTAGTCAGAGTTATGGATAAAAAGGAGGTTGGTAAAGGtattgaatagacttctgagtgatatatgagtttaagtctccacataccttttgtttatgaagttccacaatctccccttaatagttcttcgtcttcaatcgatgaacgtcgtgaagtctagagcttaagtagactagaaatcaagacttatagttttgacaactaaacttgacaaacaagcttgagatagcaacacttgcgagttcgaccgagcaatgctctaacacaattaatatttgaaaatATGCCTGAATATTAGTGAATTTAGAAATAAAAATACTGAAAGGgtaactagggttttgaaatatttataacATCACGTAATCATGTGTAGTAGTGGAATCCAGTGTCTTGGTTTTTTTTAAAATCTTGAAATCAACTTTCAATTGAGTTTGTTTAAAAATCAAATGTTTACAAGTCTGAGCAATGAATCCTTTTTCTTACCACTATAAAAATCCGATCAACTGGCCAATTTAGTCTCAATTTTTAATATAATAGACTGATTTTTCGGGGATAGTTTTTTGTAATCTCCAAAAACTGCCTTAGCTACTAATCTCACATCTTATTTAAGACAAACATGTTGAAGACCACGCTCTTCTGCCCACATCAAAACTTGCAACAAACCTTCACATTCCACCCGTTCTTCCTTTTGGAATCTATTTGCATAGATGTATCTAGCTTGATCCTGCACAGTTTCTAAAGAGTAGACTTCAAACTCGCGAATAGTTATTTTCCTAAAAGAAGCATCACAACAAAAGAAACAAGCAACTCAATATATAATGAGAAGAAATAGGTAAGGTTAGACTGGATCACCTTTCCTTGAATTATCCCTAATTGTTCGGCTTGAGTAAGAGCTCTGTTAACTCCATAATGAGAAGAAACAAGTAAGGTTAGACTGGATCACCTTGCCTAATGCCTCTTGTTGGTTTAAGAGGCTTGCGAAGTGATCCACTTAGCAAGATTTGAATTTTTGTAATGCTTACACATTCCTGAATAAGGTTACACCATTTTTTGTCGAAGCCAAATCTCTTCATAATATTATCTAACAAAGACCACTCCATGAGATTGAATACCTTTGACATATCGAGTTTCAGAGCCATAAAATATTTATTTGTCTTTTTGCTCTTCATAGAATGGATTAATTCATGAGCTAAAGTAATGATGTCTTCGATTTGTCTAACTGTGAAGATACTACATGTATTGGAATATAATTGTTTCCAAATGAGGCTTTAATCTGGAGGCTAGAATCCTTGAGATAAGCTTGTATATAAAATTACATAAATCTATGGGCATGTAATCACTTGTAGAATGTGGAAGATTGTTTTTGGGGATGAGACATAAGTTAGTCTTATCCATCTTCTTCTGCATATTCTCTAAAGCTAAAAGAGCATTGAACCATGCTGATTACATCATGTTTCACCGTCTCCCATTGAGTTTGAAATAATCCAGGTGGGAAGACATTTGGCCCTGATGCCTTATATGGTTGCATGCATTTCAGAGTTACAATCTATTATCTTCATCACTTATACACATTAGGATCACATCGGGCACAACTTCATTTGGAGCAGGATTTGAGGTACCGCATATCTCGCTCAACTGCGTGTTCAATAGAGATTTAAGATTGCTTTTACTATTACACCAATTCCCATCTTTTCCTTTAATAGATTCTATTATATTATGTTTCTTGATCTTCTCTTATTGGTGTGCATATGGAATTGTTTCACTTCAATGAAAATACTATCTTTTGATTTTTGCCTATAAAGTTTCTCCTCTCTTTGATGTCGGTTACTTATCTATTTTTCCACATCTTGCACCATCTGTTATTTTGATGGAAGCATTTGATTGTTGCAGATTATTGAGCTGTTATTGTAGTGACAAGAGTCTGTCGAGGATATACATTAACTCACAATTTCAGATATTATATTGGAACATGCATATATATGTTTATTTTATGTAAATTCTTCAGAGAGTATGATACTTTATTTTCACATTCTTAAAAttatcattttcttgttttttttaattaggaaaatatttaatAGTTTCAGACACCAAAAATAGTAATATCGATGCAAAATgaaaaatttagtttcagaaacgaAAATGTATTTGCACAAACAAAAACCAGAATATTACAAGAAAAATCATTTCAGCAATATTTTAGTTAAAGATgttaaattaagaaaataaattaagaagACGTGCATAGTGTGAATTGAACTCAACTCACATACAAGCCATCACAGCGTAATGATAAACGACTGGTGATGATATGACGTTAAGTAGTTGCTTTCGTAATAAAGATCTTGGGACCATTTTAGTTCGGATAGGTGTTTATCTGCCTGCCCATGCATACTTGCGTGTTTCATAACTCCTTTTTAAAActcttgaagaaaataaaaaacgggaaaatttcataaaaataataatttcaagATATCGGCAGAACACTGGTTTCACCTTGGCCTCTAACGTGGTCTCAACCGTGATTTTACCAGAGGATTTGGACCAGAAGAGCAGAGATGCAAAATAGATGAATATAAATTCCAAAGAATCTCATACTAGTTATTGAATTATTGGAAGAAGACAACAACAGAATACTTTTTGGAGGTGTCAAAAACA comes from Papaver somniferum cultivar HN1 chromosome 7, ASM357369v1, whole genome shotgun sequence and encodes:
- the LOC113299753 gene encoding strigolactone esterase D14-like, encoding MVAVLQPTHSAAMNARIIGSGEDTIIFAHGFGTDQSIWDKTIPFFTKRYTVLLFDWCFSGSIQEPNHLFDPVKHSSFHGFANDLIDLLDEIGLKSSVFVGHSMSGMIGCLASIRRPDLFKRLILLGASPRYINCEDYEGGFEETQIEDIFINIESNFHGWASYFATVVVDANDPVAVDKFEKCLVSSKPEIILSLAKTVFLSDHRDILEKVDQVPCTIIQMTNDIVVPMSVAYHMQKQIKAESTVEVIEADGHFPQLTHTNAFVDTLDRVLEPNDESSDSDEIISLDSEMVNVVA